A region of uncultured Desulfobacter sp. DNA encodes the following proteins:
- a CDS encoding MTH938/NDUFAF3 family protein codes for MITSFVFGQMIIGTDTYTADLIIFPDKGILSNWRRKESHVLEMADLETLLPCKPEMIIAGTGVHDRMKMAPGLVKELSSMGIELKALATDQAVAMFNTTVARTPDKAVSACFHLTC; via the coding sequence ATGATCACATCATTTGTTTTTGGCCAGATGATTATCGGTACTGACACTTACACTGCAGACCTGATTATTTTCCCGGACAAGGGCATCCTTTCCAACTGGCGCAGAAAAGAAAGCCATGTACTTGAAATGGCGGACTTAGAAACGCTTCTGCCCTGTAAACCTGAAATGATCATTGCCGGCACAGGAGTTCATGACCGGATGAAAATGGCCCCGGGTCTTGTCAAGGAGCTCTCCTCCATGGGCATTGAACTAAAGGCGCTGGCAACGGATCAAGCCGTAGCCATGTTCAACACAACAGTTGCCCGGACACCGGACAAGGCGGTGAGCGCCTGTTTTCATTTAACCTGCTGA
- a CDS encoding NUDIX domain-containing protein — protein MGHTNPNNSRFRFCPSCGKNSLEPDSIKSFKCGQCGFQFFLNCAAAAMAIILDHQNKILVTVRAKDPGKGTLDLPGGFAEPGESIDQALIREVKEELNLDIFDLEFFCSSANTYPYKSVVYPITDMAFTCKVTDFSQILPMDDVSGFRFIPVHDLTPGMFGMNSAQNVIKKFKKTYS, from the coding sequence ATGGGCCATACCAATCCCAATAACAGCCGGTTCAGGTTCTGTCCTTCCTGCGGTAAAAACAGCCTTGAACCCGACAGCATTAAATCATTTAAATGCGGGCAATGCGGTTTTCAGTTCTTTCTGAACTGTGCTGCGGCAGCCATGGCCATCATCCTTGACCATCAAAACAAAATTTTAGTCACTGTGCGCGCTAAAGATCCCGGCAAAGGCACCCTTGATCTGCCGGGCGGTTTTGCAGAACCTGGTGAAAGCATAGACCAGGCTCTTATAAGAGAGGTAAAAGAAGAACTGAACCTGGATATTTTTGACCTTGAATTTTTCTGTTCCTCTGCCAATACGTACCCTTACAAATCCGTGGTGTACCCCATCACGGACATGGCATTCACCTGCAAGGTGACAGATTTCTCACAAATTCTCCCCATGGATGATGTGTCAGGATTCAGGTTCATCCCGGTCCATGATCTGACCCCCGGCATGTTCGGTATGAACTCGGCACAAAATGTAATTAAAAAATTTAAAAAAACTTATTCGTAA
- a CDS encoding DMT family transporter, producing the protein MSQNYKQTPKCVRLSALTAPLLMMGSAFLFTIMSTLVKLMPQGYSAWHLGFARCTGGLLILMIFSRKKNPFKGHNPPLLIARGVTGIFAFLGGVTAIRLLPLSTACMIFYSYPVFAALFGFFIYREHITWGQIFCIAALILGITVFFEFGFTGISLLGFGMSITGALFAGLAVVQIRALRPKNSPAIIYLYFCLIGSIATLVPCLLDPVLPRTVLECTMLAGIVLTSLCAQLMMNYGFQFCTGFEGGVYLSSETIFTAIIGIGFLHDPVSWHFWLGGSLILGSGLVLNWIAQVKARRL; encoded by the coding sequence GTGTCACAAAATTATAAACAGACACCGAAGTGCGTGCGTCTTTCTGCTCTTACCGCACCATTGCTCATGATGGGTTCGGCCTTTTTATTCACCATCATGTCCACCCTGGTCAAGCTCATGCCCCAGGGGTATTCCGCCTGGCACCTGGGATTTGCCAGATGCACGGGTGGACTGCTGATTTTAATGATCTTTTCCCGAAAAAAAAATCCGTTCAAAGGACATAATCCCCCGTTGCTGATTGCCCGGGGTGTTACGGGAATTTTTGCATTTTTAGGCGGAGTGACAGCCATCCGGCTTCTGCCCCTGTCAACTGCCTGTATGATATTTTACAGCTATCCCGTATTTGCTGCACTTTTTGGTTTTTTTATCTACAGGGAACACATCACCTGGGGCCAGATCTTCTGTATTGCCGCCTTGATCCTGGGGATAACCGTGTTTTTTGAGTTCGGTTTCACAGGGATCAGCCTCCTGGGGTTTGGCATGTCCATTACCGGGGCACTCTTCGCAGGCCTGGCCGTGGTGCAGATCCGCGCTCTGAGGCCCAAAAACAGCCCCGCCATCATCTATCTGTATTTCTGCCTGATCGGTTCGATTGCCACCCTTGTGCCCTGTCTCCTTGATCCGGTTCTTCCCCGGACAGTCCTTGAGTGCACCATGCTTGCAGGTATTGTCCTGACATCTCTTTGTGCCCAGCTGATGATGAATTACGGATTTCAATTCTGCACCGGATTTGAAGGCGGGGTATATCTGTCCAGCGAAACCATTTTCACCGCAATCATCGGCATTGGATTTCTTCATGATCCAGTGTCCTGGCATTTCTGGCTGGGTGGAAGCCTTATCCTCGGATCCGGTCTGGTTCTCAATTGGATCGCCCAGGTAAAAGCAAGGCGCTTGTAA